The genomic region gacagggtgagggagctctgagagtgacagggtgagggagctctgagagtgacagggtgagggagctctgagagtgacagggtgagggagctctgagagtgacagggtgagggagctCTGAGAGTGACAGTGTAATATATCACCATAAAGGGCATTTATTGTATAGTGATGGAGCACACGCTATAGTACGACAATGCTGATTGTGTGTTCGGAATAATTCTATTGCAGAACGGTCTATTGAGAGCAAGCTTACACTGAGAACACGGGCTGCTAGCAAACAAGATGGACGCCGAGCAGCAACAACTGCGGAATGTGAGCGCGCTACAGCTGCTGTTAGTGTACACGATTAATTACCTGGTTATTGTGCTCTAACCACCGCTACTTAACTTGTTATAACAAAGCCtgcaactttttttatatatattttaagactATTTTATTGTGAGCATTTAACACTATAGATTGCAATATATCCCTGATATAACCTCATTCAGTACGTATGGTTATATTTGTAGCTATGCTCTTGCCaagatgactttttttttttttttttttttaattacttcatgaagttaaagggatactctagtcaccaaaacaactttagcttaaggaagctGTATTACTGTATAGATCATGATCCtgccgtctcactgctcaaatctctgcaatttaggtgttaaatcccttttgtttctgtccatgcatccctggtcacacctccccgacacacacaatgcatgaagaagaaaaaatggtttcactttcaattagatgtaactcCCTTTAAACGTTCTTATTGCCTGCCTGctctctaaagtgaactttaGTCATACACAGAATGTTTGTCGGATCTAGTAAGCTATCaacagtgcaggggataatacattttaaattaaatagactttgcaatgaaggaagtataaacattagctgactctttacaggaagtgtttaggaaggctgtgcaagtcacatgcagggaggtgtgactaggttcataaacaaagggatttaactcctaaatggcagagaatatagcagtgacactgcaggggcatgttctatacaccaaaactgcttcattaagctaaagttgttttggtgactaattTAAGGTGTACCTTTACATTAAAAAGGCAACTTGTGTGGTAGCTCTGATATGAAACCATTGTTAGAACTGCTAACACAGTTCCTCACTTGTCGTCAAAGTATTTTACGAACTGTCTCCCTTGATCTAGCGCTCTCATATATTATCTCTTTTTAGCTACGGGATTTTCTCCTGGTTTATAACAAAATGACGGAGCTATGTTTCAGCCGCTGTGTACGGAACATGAACTACCGCTTACTGACCATGGATGAGGTGTGAAGGACTGTTACTGTTTGCTACTTTTCCTATCCCTCTTCTCTGTCTCCTCTACCCATGCCTACCTCTTACTATTCCCTCTGCACACCCACTTTCCCTGTATGTTCCTGCGCTCACCACCCTTAACTGTAATTCTTAGCAGATTCCAAGCACCATATGTGACGAACAGAACCTCGTTAGTTaaacgtgttcttggaggggcctgctggccagccttttgcctcaggactatgggccctgcaatataccttgcctaaTGCACGTTCAAAAGGAACGTTAAACcttattccctggaactgttttgggcataggaccataagcacggttggtcaaaattatgacttccatggaaatcccaaacctctaaaccgatctgggtgatttttggctatgttggtggggtttccatgggttttgggggtacttttggggtgttaaaaggtgtgtgtgtgtgtgtgtgacagactacctagcaccccgactgggtacctccgtcaatcgctgtttcctagtacttgcgagtactATAGGCACTGTactggagcaccataaccactgtaaaccccaagaaccgccacagcttggttggggtctcaccgtcctccatccattatactcaggggagtattgtgatatagcaatccccagagtgtacgtagttctccaatccccccaaacatgagccaagacttcatgaaggggtaaacgaatcTGTTTAAtcggagccacacttggccttatatgacagtCTCCATGTCTGTAAGTTTgtgacacaaacttacaaaccaatcacaataaggttacaaggcatgccactcccacacacagcacacaatccctcccctctgcctgggagataattggatcagatactttattaacccaattatctcctggcagaaaaaatacataatttacaaagtcccaaaagtaccccaaaacacttgATATCCCTACAAATGTCACACTCTGATAACCCTGATGTGGGTGACCAacctatccaaaaatcacccagatcagttcaggaatttcctggaagtcacattttgaccgaccgcacgcattgtcccatgcccaaaacagttctagagaatcaggctgtgcggccggtctacttTGAGGATTCGAAATAACGTTTAAAATACCAAACGTTAGCCGTTCGTGGATacagtcagtgtatgtctcttgtTCAGGAGTTTATTCTTACCAGGCGCTGTTCAACTCCCGTTCAGTTGCCGAACCTCCAGGGAAGGTAAAAgtttagcggtgttcgtgccgttgagtgtctgatgCACTAGACCagtgattacccagttttgtctaaggtgtttttagaaaaaaaagaaaaaacaccttagacacaactgggtcacccctaaatcctggactggtaggtgtgccttgaggactgggttgggaaacactgcactaGACGACCAAACACCCCTGGATGCgtttgactaaacaagatggccgccgccatgtgttcgaatGCCATTTCAAATGGCTTCTGGAGTTAGAATGGCTGCTTCAAAGTTCGAATGGTTCCTGTTAGAAGTCCAAGAAGGCACAACccgtgtttttaaccccttaaggacatatgacatgtgtgacatgtcatgattcccttttattccagaagtttggtccttaagggattaaacaaaGTAtacaacagggccatagtcaaagggcaggaggctggcaaacaggcccatcCTAAAGCCAGTGGTGAAGTTACTTTCGTTATATTGtggtttttgtgcctggagataattgagttagttcagttcctgactccattatctcccaggcattggCCTATTTTGTATggaagtgtcctggacctgagagctaaTGCAATTGTGTGTGGTTTTACTGTAATCTACTCtccggtccaggggggagtgccccttgcatggagacTGTCATTTTAAAGGCCAGTTGTAgctgccattaaccccttaaggacaaatgacatgtgacatgtcatgattcccttttattccagaagtttggtccttaaggggttaaagcgaacAGTTTACCCCCTCATgaagtcttggctgatgtttggggcattggagagctatattcacccaatctgggcattgctataatcactagacTCCCTTGGATCAAAACTAATGCTCTTGacctggactaggagaggtctactacTGGAAGCCGGATCCTAGTCTTGGttacagggtgggtggaggacagagaTCCCAACCATGTGGGGGTTATGTTGTTCCGGTGCAGTGCATATGGtgttcgcaagtactaggaagcagcggtTGACTGAGGTGcccggtctgggtgccaggcggtccgtcacaccatATTTGTCCTGAGTAATATTGTCTCCCCATCTTTCTGTGTGTCCTCCTCTCCCTTGTTCGTTGCACTCCCTGCTTTTTACTGTGCCCTTCATTTCTGCAAGCTCCCGTTTGCCCCTTTTAATCACTAGTTTGAACGTAATGACTGTCATTGCTGCTTGATAGCATGGGTGATGGTTTCTGGTCTAAGCTGTGCACTCTATGCTTCCATCACACAGGAGAAATGCCTGGACGGCTGTGCATCCAAACTCATTCGATCCAATCACCGCTTGATGAGTGCCTACGTGGGGTTAATGCCAGGCGTCGTACAGCGCAGAATGGCAGAGCTTGAGAGTCAGAGTAAAGAAGCAGCAACGAACATTGCACCCGACACACAGATCTCATCCACATCGGACGCAGACAATGTGCAGGTCACcagcacagtgtgactgccatgtTTCATCTATACCTAAATAACTTGAACCTTCACAGAAAATAAATCCATTCTGTCTCCAGTTGCTGTCATTGGTCATGTgttaatattttaaagaaaacccaATGGAGTCGTTCAAGGGACACACTAATCACCAatccaactttagcttaatgatgtagttatggtgtatagatacAGTTGTACTGGGTGggcttatattattaaagggacaatccaggttcccacacacgttaggtgcactgtgtaggttaggttacacttAGTTGTACCGagttggtttatattattaaagggacataaaCTCCCATACATTTGCtgcattgtgtaggttaggttacagttagctataatgggtggatttatattattttctcaGTTAGTAGTTTATTGATCATATGAAGTACAGAAGGTAGATCGCATTACATTTTAGTACCTTTCACTGCTCAAAGTGAACCCACCAGAACAGCTAGCCCAGTCGTAGCAGCAGTATAACTGGTAGTTGGGGTCTATTAGGGAGAGTGGAGGCAACCTGTTGAAAGCATAGTATGACGAAAGCAACTTCACcgctggtttttggagaggattaatggccagccttttaccgtgtgattatggcccctgtgacTTCTTTAGCTCTAAGGCACCGTTTCTGCCTCTTTTACTGCTATTGGAACAGATTTACacttttgaagtggcacttcggatacagtcgaacatgtggcggcggccattttatttagTCAAATgagttcagctgtgttttgtcatcaagttcatggaactcaaatcggacacgcgacggCACAAATACTGCTGAAAAAAGTTACCTTAAATGGTAGTCGAAcagcgttcgacaattcgaacggcaCTTCAACACTGACTTTGTGCACGAACGCTCCCATTCGACTATTCAAAGCAAACTTTTATCATTAGAAATAGACCGGCCGAGGGCGGAGCTTGACTGCCGAGCAAAGCGGTCGCATGGAAGGAGAGCTCTGCGGCAAAAACGAGGAAAATCGGAAAAATATCCAAACTGCAAACCCCCAAACTACAAAAACGACATTACATACCCCCCTGCATATCATGGGGCGAAAAAGGCGAAAAATTCCCAAGgaaaaacccactccaggacTCACAATTGGggatatgtggagacaggcccgcgAGGCAAATGAGACCACTATGGCGACGCTTCACGGCGGCTGCTCCGATTTTTCTGATGATCTATCCGGGGAGGAatatctgccagcccccacacggAACAAGCCGACACAGCCGACTAACAGCGACCCAAACACCGCCCCAGTAACTATAGCGGTCCTCACGAGGCTACTGGCAGGCCACCACAAAGATTTACGTGACGATATCACGGCCTTAAGGGGCGACCTGAAGGGTCTGACAACCCGCCTAAATGCACTTGAATGCACAACCGGCACCAACACGCAGGACCTTGGGGAACTTAAACAGGCTGTCCAAGATCTCCAACGGCAGCAAAAATTACACGAACATAGGATGGCGGAACAGGAGGACGCCGGAAGGCGTGATAATTTGAAAATCAGGGGGATCTCTGAATCGATACCCGACTCGGACTTACCACAGGCGGTCCAGCGTTTACTTGCCACTATTCTACCACCCGCAAAGGCTACCAAGATGGCCCTCACCAGCATTTTTAGAATCCCAAAACCACCTAAAGCGCCAACCGAAGCCACGCGAGACGTTATACTCACATTCCAGGCCAGGAAGGACAAGATGGCGGTCCAAGCCGCCCTGCGGGGCAAGACACCACACCGATTTGAAGGGATGGCGGTGAGCTTCTTTGCCGACCTCTCGAGAGACACCCTGGCCTGGCGGCGTTCCCTCCAGCCACTCACTACACTTCTCCGCCAACGGGACCTTAAATACAGATGGCAGCCCACACACCTACTCACTGTGCAACTAGGACCTGATTCCCACAGGATCCGGGAATTGGATGACGCAGCCCTGCTCCTGCAAGCGCTAGGTCTACCGCCAGACTCCCTCCATCCGGCAGACCCTGAGAGGGTACCTCCACAACAACTCTCGTGGGACCCGGAGAGATCCATCCCATTCGTACCAGCGGGAGGCACGCCTGACCCGTATGTAGCGATCACCACCTGAAGGAATACACGGTGCCGTACGGAAAAGAAATTCCGAACTGACACCCAGCTTGCCTCGGCGACACCGCCACCTGCTGAGGGACTTTGCTAAAGAGACTCTAGTTTTAAAGGACTCTAGTAGTCACTCCGAGGGGGCCTCAAATCCAACTCCAAACCACCACCTTCATAAACATACCCCAGCTGACACATGCACCTAACCATGGCCTTCATCCCCCCCCAACACTAACACTAGGACATGAGACCCCCCTCCCGCCTTACCCACCGAAGATGCACAGCAGTGCTTCCCCTCCGATTAAACCGCCTCTCCAGCGTTACCTAATACCCACACTAGCAGTATTAGAGAAATCCACTTTCCCACAAGGTATGATGTCTCCATACAGGCCCCGCTACTATTAAGCTTGACTATACCAACCTATTCCCTTACATATTCAGGGCTCTCTTAAGCAGATGTTTTCCCGCATTAACATGACATTTCTGTCATCTAGTTATACGAAAGTGACACACAGTGCTACTAGTTTAACATAATGCACGCTACCCTAGACTCATGCTCGGTTTAGCTAAAAAGTACCCATGGCCAAGCAGCGTTAGCAATGCCAACCTACTCAACAGCGTGttctttgcttttgtttttttttttactatgataCCGAAGGTTTGTcatcctatgttttttttttatgttccacCTAACCACACACTATGCCTTGCTACTGTAATGCTAACTCATATAACAAATGTTTAATGATACAAGATTGTTGACCTAACCATGCCACACTGCATTAGACAGACTAATTCAGCTTGCACGGTGCCTACATCTCGTATGGCATACTTATTTTACTATAATTCCCGTGTGAGAAGCAGTTTACgtattttttcacttttactTTGTTAATTTCACGAAAAATCAACCTAGCCTGTATTAAATGGCCCACATATTATAAAACTGAGGCAGTCTCTCCTAGGAGTCAACTCCAAACATTGCTGATACCGTTCTTTTGTTTTAACCATGTAATAACGCTCCTTTTAACTTTGCTCTTTTGTACTTTGTGACGCAAATGCCACTACGAATAACATACTCCTGTAACATAAGCGTATTATAACTAAAGTTTAGCTTTCCATGTAATGTTAAATTTGACTAAATACTCTCCATGTATACAATCTATAGACTTCTAATGTTGAACCTGTTATACCTGTTAAAAAATGTGCAAGGAAAATATACCACTACCTAATATGTAGACTCAAGCatatatgtacgctgttgtggcgtcccgACAACGATACTGTACTAACCTGcacgaaaaattaaaaataaagaattaaaaaaaaaaaaaaaaagaaatagaccgGCCACATAGCCTAATTctctgaaactggtttgggcatGAAATTatgcgtgtggtcggtcaaaagagacttcaaggaatttcctgaaccccttctctgatctgggtgatttttggatatgttgttcacccagatcagggctatcaggggatgcaaTATATTTATGGAGATATGGTATGTTTTGTGGTGTTTTCTGTACTTTGTGGAAAATGTGTGcgtttctgcctgtggataattaggttattgtattaactactttaattatatcacaggcagaggggagggattgtttactgtatgtgggagtgtcgtactGTTAATTtctgttttgattggtttgtacATCTTGCGTGTTcccctggcctgaggaattgtataaaaaTCCAGCCTGTGCCATTAAACTGTCAGACCATCTTAccttcaactcgcagcctcgtcgcGTGTTGTAGGGAAcggctataatcacactggggatttctgtattctgtatactcccctgggttctaatcattaactcttctaagagctgttcctgcttcactctctgaagaAAGAGAGGTTCATCCACTGGAGCcaggagccttgtcgtaggtccagggtaggtaggagacggcaagaccccaaccaagctgcggtggttcgtggggtctgcagtgcttatggtgtctggtgcggttctgatggtccttggtaagcactaggagcattaaTTGACTGAGGGtccgtcacatttggtggcagtggtgggatggccTCCTAGTGGGAGGAACcgcatcctggagacaccggaATCGTACAGATTTATATGGAGGGATAGAGCCCGCCACTGTGCAGCATCCCTACCTTCAGCGACATGGAACCAGTTGGTCCCTGGACAGCACTCAAAGTGGAGGAGTTTTACTGGATGGTGCAGAACCTCTTGGACAGACAGGATGGGCCAGTATCAGAAGTGGCCATGTTGGACTACAGAGAGGAGGCCAGAAAGGAGCTGTGGCATGAAGCCCTGGAGAGTGTACAGCGTTGGCGAGATGAACAGCAGGCAGCAGCGACTTTCCAGCAGGCAGCAGCGACTACAGGCCCGAGTGGCAATGAGGATGCCTCTTCTTGGTGAGCAGCCCCAGGGGGAGTGGGTGAAGAAACTAGAGCTGCTAGTGTGGAGGGAACTATACCTTGATGACACGTACCAGGTGCTAAGGTGGTACACTGTCCAGTGTGTTCCCAAGATGGCCAATTACGAAAACCCTGAGGGCAAGTATTACAATGGCCCTGGCCTGTTCTGGGAAATATTTACCGACCCAGACTTCGGGAGTACTACAGAGTCCCGCTTCTGGGGCATCCATGACTACCGTGAAGCCATGCTGGATCTCCCAGGGTTCGACCTAGAACCAGAACTGTTCCATCTTGTCACCCGGGAATGGGATCTTGAACAAgattaccaacacctgctcagctccagTCAGTCCCAACGTACCCTGTAGGTACCGCAGGAGAGCAGGGTGACAGATCCAGgcctagagcccttcagctgggagGACATCATAGACTagtcctgggaagacccccagatgggactgtggtctctccaccaaccctacagggatgctggcccAGATCTCCAACTACAGCCAAAGTTACTGGGAGCAGGGACAGTCAGTcctactccccagcagcagcctatcttaccgggagaggagacagtcggtctccctccccagtggccgaATGTGTTATTGGTAGAAGAGACAactggtctccctccccaacagcaaccggAGGTACCTTAGGTAGGGGACCTCatggactggtcctgggaggacccccaaatGGCagatggagatgggaccgaggtctctctacaggccctacagggatgctgggcagccgaccCAGATCCCCAGCTACAGCTGGAGTTACAGCAGTGCAccctacagggagaggagacaaccggtctctctccccagcggcagtgcaccctacagggagaggagacaaccggtctgtcataaaaggccagttgtggctaccattaaactgagatttgttttacccttcaggaagtctaggctcatgtttgggggattggagaggtACAGTCACACtctagggattgctataatcactatactcccttggatcacaacacttgctcttataagagcagcctgctGCACTCTCTGGACAAGGAAAAGTCTACCCACtgtaagctggatcctggtcttgggtaaaGTTATTTCACATGTTCTATTACcaatttaaattaattgattGTCATCATTTTGCCGGATCATAATTGCTAAGGGTTCAATGGAAAGTATCTGAAGTATAGGTGCTAATGGGAAACCTTGACGAGTTCCATTAGTAATATTAAAACCAGGATGATTCAAATTGAGGCCCTTGTATTTTAGCTGATGTATTTGAGTATAATGACATTATATTGATCTTAATAAAACCTGTTATACCAAAGCTTTCTAAAACTTGACACAAAAAAGTCCAGTTAACTCTATCAaaagctttctcagcatccaagTCTAAGAAATCTACCCTAGTCTTTGATATTTCAGTTTTATGTATGATATTTATTTTCCTAGTGTTCTCGGTCAGATTGCTGTCCCTGACAAACCCTGATTTGTCTTTATGGATAATGTTTGGGATCACAGGTCCCAAACGATTAGCTATAATCTTTGGAAAAAAAATTTCCGTCAGTATTAATTTAAAGATATCGGTCTGTAATTAGACATCTTTGTGGGGTCCTTTCCCGGTTTTAGGATTGGAGATATCGCAGCATTTCATTTGGAATGCCCTTAGTAGGAAACTCATGGAATGTTTTAAATAATATAGGTGTAAGAACATTGTGACGAAATCCActttgccactgggttttggagaggactacttgctaGCCTTTTACCTATTGACTTATTTTGCTCTAAGGCACTATTTCTGCCTATTGGGATTGTGGGCAACGGCTCTTTAAACTTTCCAAATAGTTGAAacggcacttcggatacagtcaAAGTCATCGAAGTGGCCGCCGTTCGAAtgttgaacacgtggcggcggccattatgTTTAGTCGAAcatgttcagctgtgttttgttgtTGAACTCAAATCGGAAACAcgacggcacgaacactgctgaaactTTACCTTCTCTGGGACTTCGACTCCTTGACATTTCGAACGGCACTTCAACATGGACTTTGTGCACGAACGGCACCTGTTCGTGCATTCAAAGTGAACTTAgccattggaaatagaccggccgcacagccaaattctctggaactgttttgggcataaaatCATGTATGCGGTTGGTCAAAATAGACTTCCGTGGAATTTTTGAATTCCTGCTCTGAGCTGCGTGATTTTTGGGTATGATGTTCACCCAGATAAGGGCTATCTAGGGATGtaggatttatggggatatgttggagtTTTGGGGTGTTCCTGCACTTTGGGTAAAAATGGGTACTTTCTGCCTGTtgataattgagttagttcatTATCCACCtttattatatcacaggcagaggggagggattgctgactgtatgtgggagtattacAGTGTAAATATGGTTCCCATTGGTTTATGCTCCTTGTGTCCCtgttttccatcaggtccagggtgtgtgcctctggcctgaaaagttgtaatataaatccaacctgtaccattaaacctttaGACCTTCTTACCCGCAACTCGCAGCCccgtctcgtgttgtagggaactgctataatcacactggggattgctatactctgtatactcccctggcttctaatcacttgctcttctaagagctgttcctgcttcgctctcggAAGGAAGAGAGATTCACCCACTGgatcctggagccttgtcgtaggtccaaggtgggtaggagacggcgagaccctaaccaagctgcggcagttcgtggggtctgcagtgcttgtagtgtctggtgcggtgctgatggtccttggtaagcctTGATTGACGGCAATTGATAGTTTTTTCGACTTGAAATAGAACCTTTTGATTAATTTCTTCTTTATAGTTTAGTTCTTTCAGGACATGTTATTCATATTTAATCTTTCATTTTTTGCTTAATATAAATATCTAATAAAGAGTtctctttggggggggggggagcctatTTTTATAAGTAATACTCGTATAAAACATGTAAGTGTGCACCATATATCAGTAAATGAGGTATCGCTTGTAACGTTaatatccagtcatttttttattTCGGTATGCAGATAAGATAGGTCATATTCAGTCTAATAATGATTCATTCGATCTCCTCCTTCTTCTATATTTATAATCTATGTTATTGTGGTTTGTGATCAGTCCATGTTATTGAACAATTATCAATTTTCATTATTTGATTTAAGAGAGTCTATTCGAGAATATGATTCATGAACCGAAGAGAAGAAAGTGTATTCTCTATCTATTGAGCGCATCACCTGCCAGCAGTCCTATACAGAGCCAGTTGTTAAATCTTGCATTTCCTTATCTGATGCATTTCTCAGATGACCATTGGAAGAGCTTTAAAACCAATCCCCACGACAAAAAAGTTAAATTCAAGATTAAGcaaataaagtttattatttatttccttaTCTGGCCCAGTGAATTATCTTATGTGGGACGCACAGCTAGAAGTCTGCACATTAGAAACCAGGAACACATGAGAAATATTAAAGAGGATTTCATACATATATAGCATATCTCTACATttcaaagaagaacacaacagtgACCCCAGGCACCCCCAGTTCTTTGCAATCCAAAAAATAACGACAGATtggaaaagggaggggggtaattatattaaaataattgggAAAATAGAGATGCAGTGGATATGCAACCCCAATACTATGCAACCACATGGTCTCAATGATGATTTTCagctgtcgttttttttttttatataaattgtttatagatatatgtttataagtaCTCTTTAAAagttaatatatatactttttttaaaacctcaattatttctgtttttagtattttttttgctATAGTCAAAGTACTATTTTTAGGTTAAACAAGTCACATTGAGAT from Pelobates fuscus isolate aPelFus1 chromosome 1, aPelFus1.pri, whole genome shotgun sequence harbors:
- the TIMM10B gene encoding mitochondrial import inner membrane translocase subunit Tim10 B, which encodes MDAEQQQLRNLRDFLLVYNKMTELCFSRCVRNMNYRLLTMDEEKCLDGCASKLIRSNHRLMSAYVGLMPGVVQRRMAELESQSKEAATNIAPDTQISSTSDADNVQVTSTV